Part of the Hippoglossus stenolepis isolate QCI-W04-F060 chromosome 4, HSTE1.2, whole genome shotgun sequence genome is shown below.
GGATTCATGGAAAACCTTTTGTTGGATTTATTGTAAAGTGATGACAGCAGGCTGTTGTTTTAGGTTTCGTCAAACTGTGTCTCAtctggtttttttttattaaagtttaaagacGGACGCAgcctgaagaaaacaactgtcTCAGCAGTGACATCtgaaaaatatagatttttcaAACACAACTGTTGTTACTTGTCCTTGAggagttttgtgtgtttttcaacctccactgaaaaaaaagtttaattcatAGTGAaggtgaaatgtgtttgtgttttccaggagcTGATCCATCTTCCCCGACTATGAGTCTGAGCTGCTGaggatttttcttctttaattctCCATCCGTCTTGAAGTCCCACCTGATTCCTCGATGGGTTCCCGCAGCCAAGGCTtcttccaccaccaccaccaccatcgcGGCTCCATGGTGCCCACCGCGGTGCCGAGGCTGCTGGCTGAGAACGGCAGCCTGCTGGGGGGCATCGCGCAAATCACCCCCAACCTCTTCCTCAGCAGAGGGAATGTGGCATCCAACCGCAGCCTGCTGCTCTCCAAAGGCATCACCTGTGTGGTCAACGCCACCATCGAGCTCCCAAACTTCAACTGGCCTCACATGGAGTATGTAAAGGTCCCACTGGCGGATATGCCCCACTCCCCCATCTCCTTGTATTTCGACAGTGTGGCCGATAAGATCCACAGCGTGGGACGCAAGCGGGGCGCCGTGCTGGTGCACTGTGCCGCGGGGGTGAGCCGCTCAGCCTCTCTGTGCCTGGCATACCTCATGAAGTATCACCGTGTGTCTCTGGCAGAGGCCCACGCCTGGGTCAAAGCCCGCCGCCCCGTCATCAGGCCCAACGGCGGCTTCTGGCGCCAGCTCATCGAGTACGAGAGGAAGCTGTTCGGTAGAAACTCTGTTAAGATGGTGCAGACGCCCTACGGGGTCATACCTGACGTGTATGAGAGGGACCGCAGGAGCCTGGCTCCATACTGGGGCCTGTGAGAGGAGCTGCGACCCCACGGAGAGCCAGCCTGGACTGTAGGTTCACACCGGTCAGGTGAAGTGAGACACGTGTGAGTGTAGATCTGTGTGAAGCTTATTTAACGAATTATTGGACAGAAGGAGTTTAACTGAACGCTGGTTGTTGATGGTGCTGCTGTTCATCCAATCAGTCACCTCCATTTAGTCTTTGAGTGGGTGCAAGGCCACTTCAAGCCCGGCGTCCTCTGGACCAAAGGATCGGTTTGGGACCGAAGTTCTCATCAGACACTAAAACAAGACGAagcactggtgtgtgtttccaggtccAGGGGCGGACGTCAGCTGTGCTCcagactctgcagctctgacactGATTTGAGCTCCTTTTCCTGACGTGGTGTCGTGTGGTGGTTTTGTGCCAGTTTAATCTTCGGtgtaagagcagcagcagcagcgtgctCTGAATTTATGGTAGCATTAAGATAAGTGTACAGAAAAAACAAGTACGTAGACAAAGTGTTTAATTGGAATGTGCTGATAGTGAGGTAGAACGGTTACGGCGCACTTTAACCTAAGATTTAAAGATGCTGTTATATCGACCTTTTTTAAGGGTAAAATGTTAAAAGATGTTTAAAGTCGAGGTTTAGGGGAAAGCTCCTGTGTACCACAGGGTCGACGGCTCCTTCCTGTGACCACACTATGTTATTGTAGTGCTATTTGatgctgtatttaaaaaaaattataaatctgCTGCCTCAAGGGAACTGGCAGCTCTATGATAGATAGATGCTTGGGACAATATTGTCTATCCCACTGTTTTTGCCTTGTGTCAATAGGTTCCAGAAAGATCTTTAGTGGTTCAGCGCTTTCCTGAAGTGTCACAGAGTCTGAAAATCCTACTTCTGCTGTCGTGTGGTGGCTGAAATGTTCACTTTGCTGCACGTTAGTTCTGAAAATACAGAAGTACAACATATAGTTGTTGGAGTGAGACGAAGTGTAAATCACAATACAGCACTCCATCGACAAATAGGATGTATTGATTCTTGCTTATCAAAcattaatatgtatatttaattcTTAAAGGTAGCCCCTGGAGTTTTCTTGTAATCAAACAAAAgttgtgtgtttactgacagTGTGAATCCCTGTGGTCTAATAATCGTTTTTATCAATTATTAATCGACTCCAAACACTGATAGAAAACTGCTCCACAGTGCAACTAAAGGTAGAAAGCACTGGGTACTTTTAACAAAAGATGTATTCTTACGTGTCCATTAACGTATCTGAAGTCATCGTTTCAGAAGTAGATTCATCAGATGGCTCCTGTCACAGAATCACTCATACTGTGATTCCACCGTTATCATGGGCAGTGATTGTATcgtgttgtctttgtgttgtgatttaCCTTCTTGATCTGTGTCGCCAgtacaccacactacactagactacactacacaacacacactacactacacccATTACACCACATTACAATACACACACTACACTAGACTACAATGCACTGtactacacacactacacacactaccCACACTACACACAGTACTAGACTACACACTCTACAatacaccacactacactacacacactacagTATATCTGTGGTCGGACATGTGACAGCAGGGATGTTGTGTTCAAGTGCAGCAGAGTTGACATTTTCAACACAGAGATTGATGAACCAATGCTTTTCTGCCATAATAGATTAAGTGTGATATAACAAGttaaatagaaaagaataaaagttcAGGGGTAATTTATTTTAGAAGGAGAAATTAATTTTCTTCCGGTAATCTGTAATCTGACATTTCAAATTTGTTTCATGCCCCAAGACGAtgatattaaaataacaaaatttaaaaaagatctTGTGTCAGTTTGTGCTGAAATTTCAgaatcaaaatgtttatttacttaaaagtcgacaacattttattatcttttatttttaactctACCAGGAGACGTCTCAGATGTTTTCTTATGAACATGCTGCAGCGTCTCCTCCTCCGAACGCTTCTTGATGCCCTTTCTGTAGAAACATCTCCCCCTGAGATGCCCTCAGGTATCACAGAGCCGCtctgtcattcattttcatttgctgtggCCACAGAACAGCAGGCAGATATTGATGAGCACCATTTGTCTTGTGCCCACACTTCTGAGGGACCCGCAGAGTGGTCTCTTCAACCAATCCCATTACCCACAGAGAGGCTGACAGACCAACCACTGAGGGGACACTCAAGCGATGGGCCCAAATTATACACTGCACTATTCTCTCcgagcaaaacaaataaaaatggaatccttttcttctcctcctcctcctcctcctcctcctcctcctcctgctcactgTGTTCATGTGAGCAGAAATGTTCAGGGCAGAGTCAAAAGCTAAACGTAAACACATCCTTCACTAGCAGAAGGATATTACCAAATATCATTAAAGTGGTAAGCGGAGCCATTTGCATCTTCTTGAGCATCGGAGCGGACCAGGCTCCAGCGGTGCGGGCCACGCAGAACCAATGGCGCTGATGGAAGTTTCAGGAGGCGACGTTCAGATGACAGCTCAACGCAGCAGGAGGCGTCCGACACTGGTGAGCTGCAGCAAACTGTCGTGTGTtattctcattttcattttacattcatCATTAATGTTCAGATGATAAAATGTCAACGTCCTCAAGCACATGATGGCGTCTCCAGAGCTTTTATCCACCCGACAAAACCCAACGGGAAGCTACTCGATATATAATCATTCAAAACCTTTAAttcagcatcaaatcctcccgTCTGAGAAcctgaaataatatttattaatactAATATTGACATAACTATATTAACTTGAACTTTTGTACCTAAGTGCTGCCCATtggttgtaaataaagatggacgacttgtcttcttcctaaaagtgaagccaaagtatctcaATCAGCCCCTGGTGGCCGACTGCAGCatgggtcataaatcctgcctcctccatgttggtggatgggacatgaaccaaactaaaaagtcaaagctcATGTTGAATACACTAAAAATGTTACATTTGatttttgaggaaaaaaacgtAAAATTGTTTAAATACTTCTTCCTCCTACAATTAGAGTAAATAAACCAATAATCTCAGTTTTGTATgactaccactactactactacaaataataataataataataataataataattgttgggTTGTTCTCAAGGGCATTTTTGCCTGTGAacataatatttataaaatccTGTGGCTCTGTCATTGTTTCTGAATGTAATATCTGTCTGTGCAGATTTGACTTCAATCTCACAATACGATCCTCTGCTGTAAGTTGCAATGAATCACTGAGTCATGGTTTCTCTCTCGCTTCAAATTATACAGCTTTGAATAATTCACGATAATCAGCAGGAGCCTCAGCACCATTCCCGTAGCAATAGTTGTCGATCCTGCGTTTCCATTTTAACTAGACTCTCAGAAAGCTGGTTATTAATAAACATGTGCTGCTTTGACTGCTGCACATTGGAGCTTGTTATAGTTCTAGTTTGACAGCTCCCTGCAACATACTTTATGCTCCAACTGTTGGAAGTTaattgaaagtatttttttactttttagtccCCGAACAGTTACAAGGGAACAGCTACACAGAGAAAAGTGCTTGTACGACGGCCAACAGCACGTGAACAATCGTCCCAGAGGAGTTTTTAAATACTGTCAGTGCCTCATGTAAAGGGAATAAAAAAGTAGAGCTGAAGCAGGAGTATAATAAAAGCTGATAGTGGCAGATAGAAAGCAAATCAAGTACTGAGGTACATGTACTTCATTTGAGTATTTGCATTATTTCTACTCTGCTAcgtttcagagggaaatattgttatatatatactTCACTACATTTGACAGCTATAGTTACTTAcctttttatttagattatttttcatgcaagatatttgctgcttttctaaCAGGATGAAGTGTCTGATGAAGCTATTTTAGTTGTAAATCTGATCCTATTTTCTTTataaaagatgagaaaaagagtaagaaaaacaacattcaaacctGCTATAAATTAGACGAAAAATATCTTTTTCGTGCAGGGACATACTGTAActtattttgtcttgttttcaagATACAGATGTTTGcttcatgtttacatttcttaaatatttaaaaactggtttaagtaTTTAAAGTCCTAAACTAAATGCACCAGTAACTAGAATGACACAAGAGCTCATATCTCCTCCACAGCCAAGGtcttattaaaccacatttaaattcactagatctggatttttgtatggatctgcaccacatattcataaatattgATCCCCagaacatgtcagatttttctcataaagatccatgaattattctctgagaaatcacataaaatgttgaaaaatatccAGATCCACCCCcgattcagatctgcaccatgGAATCATAGAAATCGATTCTGTcctttttgcgtaatcctggtaaacaaacaaacaaacaaacttctTTGCGGAGGTAAAGATAATAATCAAATACACTGTGTATCAgtgggaaaagagaaaatctgcatgatgacattttgtcttttgaCACTTTAAGCACAACAAAACCACACAAGAGTTGAATGTAGGATTTGTACATCGCTTCAGTGTTACTGAAGTAAATGATCTGCGTTTCTCTTCcaccactgaaaacacacacacaagtacttCTTTTCAGTATCAGATATTCTATCACATGTTGtttcaatcaattaatcattccGTCTGTAATATGTGAGACAACAGTGAGAAATCTCCTCAACCATTACCCAGAGACCAGGATGCtgtctttaaatgtcttgttcTGTCCAACCAACATTTCAGGACGCAGggattttaaattcaaatgaactTGATGTGCAGAGGCAGctcttttaaaatcaataatgtGATGGACCACGGCCACGAAATACCAGAGAGCAGCGGTCAATACAGCCCAGTATCACTGTAATCTCACTTCTGTCCCGGAGCCACGGTTTCAGCAGCACAGGCGTGAGGATGACAGGCACAGGGAGGTGAGAGGCTGGCTGCAATTCAAATTACACAGCTTCCCTCAGTAAGATTTCAGCATTTGGAATTTTCTGTAATCCCGGTGTTCAGCGTGAGAGGAGGGGAATTCATTTTCTGCACGAAATGAATTA
Proteins encoded:
- the dusp14 gene encoding dual specificity protein phosphatase 14, whose protein sequence is MGSRSQGFFHHHHHHRGSMVPTAVPRLLAENGSLLGGIAQITPNLFLSRGNVASNRSLLLSKGITCVVNATIELPNFNWPHMEYVKVPLADMPHSPISLYFDSVADKIHSVGRKRGAVLVHCAAGVSRSASLCLAYLMKYHRVSLAEAHAWVKARRPVIRPNGGFWRQLIEYERKLFGRNSVKMVQTPYGVIPDVYERDRRSLAPYWGL